A window of Ranitomeya variabilis isolate aRanVar5 chromosome 2, aRanVar5.hap1, whole genome shotgun sequence contains these coding sequences:
- the LOC143806523 gene encoding tumor susceptibility gene 101 protein-like isoform X2: MAVTEEELRKMLSKYKYRDSSLEEIMDVIELYRDLKPLPARYVFSDGSTRQLLSLSGTIPVPYKGNTYNIPICLWLLDTYPHKPPICFVKPTSMMTIKTGRHVDANGKIYLPYLEEWKQPPLDLLRLIQILIDVFGEEPPVFSRSPEPASVLSLVAGLPKNSAVIPTDKLSFLPRPEDVDPKNQQVIDIYLDCLQKIKQIVNDTEAKILALKAKEL; this comes from the exons ATGGCGGTGACTGAGGAGGAGCTGAGGAAAATGCTGAGCAAG TACAAATACAGAGATTCATCATTGGAGGAGATCATGGATGTGATTGAGCTCTACAGAGACCTCAAGCCATTACCTGCCCGTTACG TTTTCAGCGATGGCTCCACCAGACAGCTCCTCAGCCTCTCGGGCACCATTCCTGTGCCGTATAAAG GTAACACATACAATATCCCCATATGTCTCTGGCTGctggacacctacccccacaagcccCCAATCTGCTTTGTTAAACCCACCAGTATGATGACCATAAAAACCGGAAGACATGTAGACGCTAACGGCAAGATCTACCTCCCGTATCTGGAGGAatggaagcag CCCCCGCTAGACTTGCTGAGGTTAATTCAGATCCTGATTGACGTATTTGGAGAGGAGCCGCCAGTTTTCTCTCGATCTCCTGAACCTGCTTCAGTCTTGAGCCTGGTAGCCGGACTTCCCAAAA ATTCTGCTGTAATCCCTACAGATAAACTATCGTTTCTGCCTCGGCCAGAAGATGTCGACCCTAAAAACCAGCAAGTGATTGACATATACCTCGACTGCCTACAGAAGATAAAACAGATCGTGAATGACACGGAGGCCAAAATTTTGGCTTTGAAAGCCAAAGAGTTGTGA
- the LOC143806524 gene encoding ubiquitin-conjugating enzyme E2 variant 3-like isoform X1 yields the protein MAAPPSPCSSSPGFCRGSRKRSREPEPDMEFISADLMRQRLVKYKFRDLTIEDLKDVHRAFPDFLYSVDTYTFTDGSQKDLLNLSGTVPMKFQGTLYNIPICLWILDSHPFAPPLCFLKPTQNMGIRVGKHVDSHGRIYLPSLQNWCHPKTTIRSLIKEMAATFEDELPLYSLSAAEASRQKELLTFISQVTDGVSGVDVSGKSRSKVAVIGGGDLALACLLALSAKRSMWSHITPLRDNWEADSLRTQICIIIIHDYVPAQRVADSLVLIDVSDGGSKGGGTTDLQLFTIPDVEISKDLSCVAGSKVIVITLNAWRSAQSYLEVLQSNVNLLRGFVPAVSYHCPNSVLVIASQPVEIMTYVAWKLSGLPSSQVIGIGCNLDSARFQHIVKTLTSSSEESQTGWVIGEQGANKVAAWSDPASENNDKPGKIYPKLFQEQLTNRAMEIIIDKGQRSWSIGLSVADLVDTIVQNKRKVHSVSSLAKGFFNIQNDVFLSVPCVLGDSGVLGSPQILQHEDHISDTLHRSAASIHNLQQQLNL from the exons ATGGCGGCTCCTCCCAGTCCCTGTAGCTCGAGTCCCGGGTTCTGTagaggaagcaggaagagaagccggGAGCCGGAGCCAGACATGGAGTTCATCAGCGCGGATCTGATGAGACAGCGGCTGGTGAAG TATAAGTTCCGAGACCTGACTATTGAGGATCTGAAGGACGTGCACCGCGCCTTCCCCGACTTCCTCTATTCTGTGGACACCTACA CATTTACAGATGGATCTCAGAAGGATTTGCTGAATCTCTCAGGAACTGTTCCTATGAAATTCCAGG GGACTCTCTATAACATCCCCATCTGCCTGTGGATCCTGGATTCTCATCCGTTTGCTCCCCCACTTTGTTTTCTGAAGCCGACACAGAACATGGGGATTCGGGTTGGAAAACACGTAGACAGCCATGGACGGATCTACCTGCCATCCCTTCAGAACTGGTGCCAT CCCAAAACTACTATACGCAGCCTGATCAAAGAAATGGCAGCAACCTTTGAGGATGAGCTCCCGCTTTATTCCCTCTCCGCTGCGGAAGCCTCCAGGCAGAAGGAGCTTCTCACCTTCATCTCCCAGGTCACTGATG GTGTGTCCGGTGTAGACGTAAGTGGGAAAAGTCGCAGTAAAGTCGCAGTGATCGGAGGAGGAGATTTGGCTCTGGCTTGTCTATTGGCTCTATCTGCAAAG CGTAGCATGTGGTCTCATATAACACCCCTGAGAGATAATTGGGAAGCGGACTCCCTGAGAACACAGATCTGCATCATCATAATACATGATTATGTTCCTGCACAGAGGGTTGCGGACTCGCTTGTTCTTATCGATGTCAGTGATGGAGGATCAAAAGGTGGAGGAACCACTGACCTGCAACTTTTCACGATTCCGGATGTGGAAATCAGTAAAG ATCTGTCCTGTGTTGCCGGCTCGAAAGTCATAGTGATAACTTTAAATGcatggaggagtgctcagtcatacCTGGAAGTCTTACAAAGTAACGTGAACCTTCTGCGTGGATTTGTACCAGCCGTGTCCTATCATTGCCCGAACAGCGTGCTGGTCATTGCCTCCCAGCCTG TGGAAATAATGACCTATGTGGCCTGGAAACTAAGTGGCCTTCCCTCCAGTCAAGTCATTGGAATCGGATGTAACTTGGACTCTGCAAGGTTTCAGCATATCGTTAAGACATTAACCAGTTCTTCAGAGGAATCACAGACCGGTTGGGTCATTGGGGAGCAAGGCGCAAATAAAG TGGCGGCCTGGAGTGATCCTGCCTCGGAAAATAATGACAAACCTGGAAAGATATATCCCAAGCTCTTCCAAGAACAGCTGACAAACCG GGCCATGGAGATCATTATAGATAAAGGTCAGAGGTCGTGGTCTATCGGCCTGTCCGTAGCTGACCTCGTAGACACCATTGTGCAAAATAAGAGGAAGGTTCACTCGGTTTCTTCACTGGCTAAG GGATTCTTCAATATTCAGAATGACGTGTTTCTGAGCGTGCCCTGTGTGCTGggagacagcggggtactcgggagCCCCCAAATCCTACAGCATGAAGATCATATATCCGACACTCTCCACAGAAGTGCCGCCTCCATCCACAACCTGCAGCAGCAGCTGAATCTGTAA
- the LOC143806524 gene encoding ubiquitin-conjugating enzyme E2 variant 3-like isoform X3: MGIRVGKHVDSHGRIYLPSLQNWCHPKTTIRSLIKEMAATFEDELPLYSLSAAEASRQKELLTFISQVTDGVSGVDVSGKSRSKVAVIGGGDLALACLLALSAKRVADSLVLIDVSDGGSKGGGTTDLQLFTIPDVEISKDLSCVAGSKVIVITLNAWRSAQSYLEVLQSNVNLLRGFVPAVSYHCPNSVLVIASQPVEIMTYVAWKLSGLPSSQVIGIGCNLDSARFQHIVKTLTSSSEESQTGWVIGEQGANKVAAWSDPASENNDKPGKIYPKLFQEQLTNRAMEIIIDKGQRSWSIGLSVADLVDTIVQNKRKVHSVSSLAKGFFNIQNDVFLSVPCVLGDSGVLGSPQILQHEDHISDTLHRSAASIHNLQQQLNL; the protein is encoded by the exons ATGGGGATTCGGGTTGGAAAACACGTAGACAGCCATGGACGGATCTACCTGCCATCCCTTCAGAACTGGTGCCAT CCCAAAACTACTATACGCAGCCTGATCAAAGAAATGGCAGCAACCTTTGAGGATGAGCTCCCGCTTTATTCCCTCTCCGCTGCGGAAGCCTCCAGGCAGAAGGAGCTTCTCACCTTCATCTCCCAGGTCACTGATG GTGTGTCCGGTGTAGACGTAAGTGGGAAAAGTCGCAGTAAAGTCGCAGTGATCGGAGGAGGAGATTTGGCTCTGGCTTGTCTATTGGCTCTATCTGCAAAG AGGGTTGCGGACTCGCTTGTTCTTATCGATGTCAGTGATGGAGGATCAAAAGGTGGAGGAACCACTGACCTGCAACTTTTCACGATTCCGGATGTGGAAATCAGTAAAG ATCTGTCCTGTGTTGCCGGCTCGAAAGTCATAGTGATAACTTTAAATGcatggaggagtgctcagtcatacCTGGAAGTCTTACAAAGTAACGTGAACCTTCTGCGTGGATTTGTACCAGCCGTGTCCTATCATTGCCCGAACAGCGTGCTGGTCATTGCCTCCCAGCCTG TGGAAATAATGACCTATGTGGCCTGGAAACTAAGTGGCCTTCCCTCCAGTCAAGTCATTGGAATCGGATGTAACTTGGACTCTGCAAGGTTTCAGCATATCGTTAAGACATTAACCAGTTCTTCAGAGGAATCACAGACCGGTTGGGTCATTGGGGAGCAAGGCGCAAATAAAG TGGCGGCCTGGAGTGATCCTGCCTCGGAAAATAATGACAAACCTGGAAAGATATATCCCAAGCTCTTCCAAGAACAGCTGACAAACCG GGCCATGGAGATCATTATAGATAAAGGTCAGAGGTCGTGGTCTATCGGCCTGTCCGTAGCTGACCTCGTAGACACCATTGTGCAAAATAAGAGGAAGGTTCACTCGGTTTCTTCACTGGCTAAG GGATTCTTCAATATTCAGAATGACGTGTTTCTGAGCGTGCCCTGTGTGCTGggagacagcggggtactcgggagCCCCCAAATCCTACAGCATGAAGATCATATATCCGACACTCTCCACAGAAGTGCCGCCTCCATCCACAACCTGCAGCAGCAGCTGAATCTGTAA
- the LOC143806523 gene encoding tumor susceptibility gene 101 protein-like isoform X1, with protein MAVTEEELRKMLSKYKYRDSSLEEIMDVIELYRDLKPLPARYVFSDGSTRQLLSLSGTIPVPYKGNTYNIPICLWLLDTYPHKPPICFVKPTSMMTIKTGRHVDANGKIYLPYLEEWKQPPLDLLRLIQILIDVFGEEPPVFSRSPEPASVLSLVAGLPKTSLTVAQDDICASEEVEDLYTSINDSAVIPTDKLSFLPRPEDVDPKNQQVIDIYLDCLQKIKQIVNDTEAKILALKAKEL; from the exons ATGGCGGTGACTGAGGAGGAGCTGAGGAAAATGCTGAGCAAG TACAAATACAGAGATTCATCATTGGAGGAGATCATGGATGTGATTGAGCTCTACAGAGACCTCAAGCCATTACCTGCCCGTTACG TTTTCAGCGATGGCTCCACCAGACAGCTCCTCAGCCTCTCGGGCACCATTCCTGTGCCGTATAAAG GTAACACATACAATATCCCCATATGTCTCTGGCTGctggacacctacccccacaagcccCCAATCTGCTTTGTTAAACCCACCAGTATGATGACCATAAAAACCGGAAGACATGTAGACGCTAACGGCAAGATCTACCTCCCGTATCTGGAGGAatggaagcag CCCCCGCTAGACTTGCTGAGGTTAATTCAGATCCTGATTGACGTATTTGGAGAGGAGCCGCCAGTTTTCTCTCGATCTCCTGAACCTGCTTCAGTCTTGAGCCTGGTAGCCGGACTTCCCAAAA CTTCTCTGACCGTGGCTCAAGATGACATCTGTGCAAGTGAGGAAGTGGAAGATTTATATACAAGTATTAATG ATTCTGCTGTAATCCCTACAGATAAACTATCGTTTCTGCCTCGGCCAGAAGATGTCGACCCTAAAAACCAGCAAGTGATTGACATATACCTCGACTGCCTACAGAAGATAAAACAGATCGTGAATGACACGGAGGCCAAAATTTTGGCTTTGAAAGCCAAAGAGTTGTGA
- the LOC143806523 gene encoding tumor susceptibility gene 101 protein-like isoform X3, which produces MDVIELYRDLKPLPARYVFSDGSTRQLLSLSGTIPVPYKGNTYNIPICLWLLDTYPHKPPICFVKPTSMMTIKTGRHVDANGKIYLPYLEEWKQPPLDLLRLIQILIDVFGEEPPVFSRSPEPASVLSLVAGLPKTSLTVAQDDICASEEVEDLYTSINDSAVIPTDKLSFLPRPEDVDPKNQQVIDIYLDCLQKIKQIVNDTEAKILALKAKEL; this is translated from the exons ATGGATGTGATTGAGCTCTACAGAGACCTCAAGCCATTACCTGCCCGTTACG TTTTCAGCGATGGCTCCACCAGACAGCTCCTCAGCCTCTCGGGCACCATTCCTGTGCCGTATAAAG GTAACACATACAATATCCCCATATGTCTCTGGCTGctggacacctacccccacaagcccCCAATCTGCTTTGTTAAACCCACCAGTATGATGACCATAAAAACCGGAAGACATGTAGACGCTAACGGCAAGATCTACCTCCCGTATCTGGAGGAatggaagcag CCCCCGCTAGACTTGCTGAGGTTAATTCAGATCCTGATTGACGTATTTGGAGAGGAGCCGCCAGTTTTCTCTCGATCTCCTGAACCTGCTTCAGTCTTGAGCCTGGTAGCCGGACTTCCCAAAA CTTCTCTGACCGTGGCTCAAGATGACATCTGTGCAAGTGAGGAAGTGGAAGATTTATATACAAGTATTAATG ATTCTGCTGTAATCCCTACAGATAAACTATCGTTTCTGCCTCGGCCAGAAGATGTCGACCCTAAAAACCAGCAAGTGATTGACATATACCTCGACTGCCTACAGAAGATAAAACAGATCGTGAATGACACGGAGGCCAAAATTTTGGCTTTGAAAGCCAAAGAGTTGTGA
- the LOC143806524 gene encoding ubiquitin-conjugating enzyme E2 variant 3-like isoform X2, with amino-acid sequence MAAPPSPCSSSPGFCRGSRKRSREPEPDMEFISADLMRQRLVKYKFRDLTIEDLKDVHRAFPDFLYSVDTYTFTDGSQKDLLNLSGTVPMKFQGTLYNIPICLWILDSHPFAPPLCFLKPTQNMGIRVGKHVDSHGRIYLPSLQNWCHPKTTIRSLIKEMAATFEDELPLYSLSAAEASRQKELLTFISQVTDGVSGVDVSGKSRSKVAVIGGGDLALACLLALSAKRVADSLVLIDVSDGGSKGGGTTDLQLFTIPDVEISKDLSCVAGSKVIVITLNAWRSAQSYLEVLQSNVNLLRGFVPAVSYHCPNSVLVIASQPVEIMTYVAWKLSGLPSSQVIGIGCNLDSARFQHIVKTLTSSSEESQTGWVIGEQGANKVAAWSDPASENNDKPGKIYPKLFQEQLTNRAMEIIIDKGQRSWSIGLSVADLVDTIVQNKRKVHSVSSLAKGFFNIQNDVFLSVPCVLGDSGVLGSPQILQHEDHISDTLHRSAASIHNLQQQLNL; translated from the exons ATGGCGGCTCCTCCCAGTCCCTGTAGCTCGAGTCCCGGGTTCTGTagaggaagcaggaagagaagccggGAGCCGGAGCCAGACATGGAGTTCATCAGCGCGGATCTGATGAGACAGCGGCTGGTGAAG TATAAGTTCCGAGACCTGACTATTGAGGATCTGAAGGACGTGCACCGCGCCTTCCCCGACTTCCTCTATTCTGTGGACACCTACA CATTTACAGATGGATCTCAGAAGGATTTGCTGAATCTCTCAGGAACTGTTCCTATGAAATTCCAGG GGACTCTCTATAACATCCCCATCTGCCTGTGGATCCTGGATTCTCATCCGTTTGCTCCCCCACTTTGTTTTCTGAAGCCGACACAGAACATGGGGATTCGGGTTGGAAAACACGTAGACAGCCATGGACGGATCTACCTGCCATCCCTTCAGAACTGGTGCCAT CCCAAAACTACTATACGCAGCCTGATCAAAGAAATGGCAGCAACCTTTGAGGATGAGCTCCCGCTTTATTCCCTCTCCGCTGCGGAAGCCTCCAGGCAGAAGGAGCTTCTCACCTTCATCTCCCAGGTCACTGATG GTGTGTCCGGTGTAGACGTAAGTGGGAAAAGTCGCAGTAAAGTCGCAGTGATCGGAGGAGGAGATTTGGCTCTGGCTTGTCTATTGGCTCTATCTGCAAAG AGGGTTGCGGACTCGCTTGTTCTTATCGATGTCAGTGATGGAGGATCAAAAGGTGGAGGAACCACTGACCTGCAACTTTTCACGATTCCGGATGTGGAAATCAGTAAAG ATCTGTCCTGTGTTGCCGGCTCGAAAGTCATAGTGATAACTTTAAATGcatggaggagtgctcagtcatacCTGGAAGTCTTACAAAGTAACGTGAACCTTCTGCGTGGATTTGTACCAGCCGTGTCCTATCATTGCCCGAACAGCGTGCTGGTCATTGCCTCCCAGCCTG TGGAAATAATGACCTATGTGGCCTGGAAACTAAGTGGCCTTCCCTCCAGTCAAGTCATTGGAATCGGATGTAACTTGGACTCTGCAAGGTTTCAGCATATCGTTAAGACATTAACCAGTTCTTCAGAGGAATCACAGACCGGTTGGGTCATTGGGGAGCAAGGCGCAAATAAAG TGGCGGCCTGGAGTGATCCTGCCTCGGAAAATAATGACAAACCTGGAAAGATATATCCCAAGCTCTTCCAAGAACAGCTGACAAACCG GGCCATGGAGATCATTATAGATAAAGGTCAGAGGTCGTGGTCTATCGGCCTGTCCGTAGCTGACCTCGTAGACACCATTGTGCAAAATAAGAGGAAGGTTCACTCGGTTTCTTCACTGGCTAAG GGATTCTTCAATATTCAGAATGACGTGTTTCTGAGCGTGCCCTGTGTGCTGggagacagcggggtactcgggagCCCCCAAATCCTACAGCATGAAGATCATATATCCGACACTCTCCACAGAAGTGCCGCCTCCATCCACAACCTGCAGCAGCAGCTGAATCTGTAA